In Ahaetulla prasina isolate Xishuangbanna chromosome 6, ASM2864084v1, whole genome shotgun sequence, a single window of DNA contains:
- the POLL gene encoding DNA polymerase lambda → MEPQGIVKAFRKRKKLRDEVHSTPLKIWKEETKNQQGWLEPITAYVLQAGIGQARAEIFCKQIIHNGGHICSQFSPDVTHVIVDEDMDFDRAFRLLKLKKLPQGLQLVKASWLSSCITAQQILDTTDYRLIVPEKYLDRTSFSVEYPPLLNEDKVHPKAENTVMELKKESNTEIRSFCDTVQRTLDDEEIEEDKAVVTLEELKALKSGQDLNILSEGSSACRSPGKWVCAQSSESKKINHNQCITEKLEVLAKAYSVQGDKWRGLGYTKAINALKSYHKPVTSYQEACKIPGIGKQMAEKIVEILESGHLRKLDHISDNVSVLELFSNIWGAGVKTSQMWYQQGFRTLDDIRTRASLTSQQVIGLKYYEDFLERMPRQEAAEIEQTVREAAQSIIPELMCIACGSFRRGKPTCGDVDVLVTHPDGHSHQGVFNKLLNILHKSGFLTDDLVNQEDNESQQKYLGVCRLPGRDRRHRRLDIIVVPYREFACALLYFTGSAHFNRSMRALAKTKDMSLSEHALCSGVVRGSDGLKTGSGIVLSTPTEKDVFAHLGLPYREPYERDW, encoded by the exons ATGGAACCTCAAGGAATTGTCAAAGCTTTTCGCAAACGAAAGAAGTTGAGAGATGAGGTACACTCTACACCTTTAAAGATTTGGAAAGAAGAAACCAAGAATCAGCAAG GGTGGTTGGAGCCAATCACAGCTTATGTGTTGCAAGCAGGAATTGGCCAGGCCAGGGCTGAGATCTTCTGTAAGCAGATCATCCACAATGGAGGACACATCTGCAGCCAGTTCTCCCCAGATGTGACACATGTAATAGTAGATGAAGACATGGATTTTGATCGGGCTTTTCGGCTCCTCAAACTCAAAAAGTTACCTCAGGGATTGCAACTAGTTAAGGCATCATGGCTGAGTTCTTGTATTACAGCACAGCAGATCTTGGACACTACGGACTATAGACTCATCGTCCCAGAGAA ATATCTGGATAGGACCAGCTTTTCAGTGGAATACCCACCATTACTGAACGAAGATAAGGTTCACCCCAAAGCAGAGAACACAGTtatggaactgaaaaaagaatCAAACACTGAGATCAGGTCTTTCTGTGATACTGTACAG AGGACGTTAGATGATGAAGAAATTGAAGAGGACAAAGCTGTTGTCACTCTGGAAGAACTGAAAGCGCTGAAGTCAGGCCAAGACCTGAACATTTTGTCAGAAGGCTCGTCGGCATGCCGTTCCCCTGGCAAGTGGGTTTGTGCTCAATCTTCTGAAAGCaagaaaattaatcataatcagtGCATTACAGAGAAGCTGGAAGTGCTGGCTAAAGCCTACTCTGTCCAAGGAGACAAGTGGAGGGGTCTAGGTTACACGAAAGCTATTAATGCACTCAAGAGTTATCATAAGCCTGTCACATCTTATCAG GAAGCCTGTAAGATTCCCGGAATTGGAAAACAGATGGCAGAAAAGATCGTAGAAATCCTGGAGAGTGGGCACCTTCGAAAACTAGACCACATCAGTGACAATGTCTCAGTGCTAGAACTATTTTCCAATATATGGGGAGCAGGAGTAAAGACTAGCCAGATGTGGTACCAGCAG GGTTTTCGCACTCTGGATGACATCCGCACTAGGGCCTCTCTCACCAGCCAGCAAGTTATCGGCCTTAAGTATTATGAGGACTTCTTGGAACGCATGCCACGGCAAGAAGCTGCTGAAATTGAACAGACT GTTAGAGAAGCAGCTCAATCTATTATACCTGAACTAATGTGTATAGCATGTGGCTCTTTCCGGCGTGGAAAACCCACTTGTGGAGATGTGGATGTATTGGTGACTCATCCTGATGGACACTCCCACCAAGGAGTATTTAACAAACTGCTCAACATTCTTCATAAAAGTG GCTTTCTCACGGATGACTTGGTGAATCAGGAAGACAATGAAAGCCAGCAGAAATATCTCGGAGTCTGCCGTTTGCCAGGCCGAGACAGACGCCACAGGCGCCTCGACATCATTGTGGTGCCCTACAGAGAGTTTGCCTGTGCTTTGTTGTACTTCACTGGCTCAGCCCACTTCAATCGTTCCATGCGAGCCCTGGCCAAGACTAAAGACATGAGTCTGTCAGAGCATGCCCTCTGCAGCGGCGTAGTGCGAGGATCAGATGGCCTCAAAACTGGATCTGGGATTGTCCTGTCCACACCTACTGAGAAGGATGTGTTTGCTCATCTGGGGTTGCCTTACCGGGAGCCATATGAGAGGGACTGGTAA
- the DPCD gene encoding protein DPCD isoform X1 has translation MAGTGWLERLRAARKTALLADGKRKIHYLFEDGKEMAEEYDLKTHQLLLRKWREKNALGAHGNWEVEVGEPTILPAGALDREFIKESNTNPVFMRKDTKSSFQWRIRNLPYPKDVYSVSVEKDQRCCVVHTTNKKYYKKFTIPDLDRFQLPLDSTALSFTHANNTLIITYQKPTEILAAEEELLKELKKIKAANNGEGDCKTQ, from the exons ATGGCTGGGACTGGCTGGCTGGAGAGGTTGCGTGCGGCTCGCAAGACCGCCCTACTCGCCGATG GTAAACGAAAAATCCATTACTTGTTTGAGGATGGAAAGGAGATGGCAGAAGAGTATGACCTGAAAACACACCAGCTACTCT TGAGAAAATGGAGAGAGAAGAATGCCCTAGGTGCACATGGCAATTGGGAGGTTGAAGTGGGAGAACCCACAATTCTTCCAGCAGGAGCTCTGGACCGTGAGTTCATAAAGGAGAGCAATACCAAT cCTGTCTTTATGCGAAAAGACACCAAAAGCAGTTTCCAGTGGCGGATCCGAAACCTGCCCTATCCTAAGGATGTCTACAGTGTTTCAGTAGAAAAGGATCAACGTTGCTGTGTGGTCCACACAACAAATAAGAA ATACTACAAAAAATTCACTATTCCTGATTTGGACAGATTCCAACTGCCTTTGGACAGCACAGCTTTGAGTTTTACTCATGCCAACAATACATTGATCATCACA TATCAAAAGCCAACAGAAATACTAGCTGCAGAAGAGGAGCTACTAAAAGAACTAAAGAAGATCAAAGCTGCTAATAACGGCGAAGGAGACTGCAAGACACAGTAG
- the DPCD gene encoding protein DPCD isoform X2 — protein sequence MAEEYDLKTHQLLLRKWREKNALGAHGNWEVEVGEPTILPAGALDREFIKESNTNPVFMRKDTKSSFQWRIRNLPYPKDVYSVSVEKDQRCCVVHTTNKKYYKKFTIPDLDRFQLPLDSTALSFTHANNTLIITYQKPTEILAAEEELLKELKKIKAANNGEGDCKTQ from the exons ATGGCAGAAGAGTATGACCTGAAAACACACCAGCTACTCT TGAGAAAATGGAGAGAGAAGAATGCCCTAGGTGCACATGGCAATTGGGAGGTTGAAGTGGGAGAACCCACAATTCTTCCAGCAGGAGCTCTGGACCGTGAGTTCATAAAGGAGAGCAATACCAAT cCTGTCTTTATGCGAAAAGACACCAAAAGCAGTTTCCAGTGGCGGATCCGAAACCTGCCCTATCCTAAGGATGTCTACAGTGTTTCAGTAGAAAAGGATCAACGTTGCTGTGTGGTCCACACAACAAATAAGAA ATACTACAAAAAATTCACTATTCCTGATTTGGACAGATTCCAACTGCCTTTGGACAGCACAGCTTTGAGTTTTACTCATGCCAACAATACATTGATCATCACA TATCAAAAGCCAACAGAAATACTAGCTGCAGAAGAGGAGCTACTAAAAGAACTAAAGAAGATCAAAGCTGCTAATAACGGCGAAGGAGACTGCAAGACACAGTAG